From the genome of Medicago truncatula cultivar Jemalong A17 chromosome 2, MtrunA17r5.0-ANR, whole genome shotgun sequence:
CAATATTTGTTTGACATATATATTCACATTTTTATATTCGTCCTGTATGGGCATTTGTTTTTCTATCAAATCATTTGccaaacataatttttcttttttataatattgttttttttttgttaagagatatatactaatttttttttgagcaatgttatttgaacaaccttttTATGTGACAACTTGTTGCACAACCAcattatacaaagaaatttaggtaGTGGCACAAatatcaaagcaatagagagcgAAAGTAGAAGAACAATGtgtgtatgagagagaaaattgtcacaaaagttgtcaaaaagtggttgttcaaatatcatttctctttttttttactacGAGTGCTAATGTTGGGACGTCTTTCTTTTCAGAGCATGTTGGGGCGTCTTCGATAGTACAATTTAGATAATGTATCTCCATTTTTAAATACATATCATAGTCAAGTATGGTACACACGATAATATACGGTTTTAACGatcaatatctttaattattaataataaaaatttaatatttaaaaaaaaattattgagataAATCGAATAAAATCTtatgtattaatatttatatttatatataagttaaaaatataacGAGAGTAAAATACATATGgatatgaataaaaatagttAGTATTTCTTCACTTGTATATTTTTATGGACCTTAACATGTCACTTCAACTTGAACTAATTTTCCGTATTTTATACTTTAATAGTGTAACtatgtaaatatttaaaataggTTCGACATGTTACAGCTATTTACTCCTCAAAAAAATGTTACAGCTATTTAATTTATCACATTTTTGGTTTAACTTATGCAATAACAAGAAACCGTTAATTATAAAATGACTACAATAATAAAATCAAGTAAAGATTATTCTGATTTTAAAGATTCAATAAGAGCATTTTCATGAAAGATGCTCTTCTAAAAGGTTTATAATGAGAGTGTtgataattgaaataatatatatatatagtaaaaaaattatcatataaaaaccctagtaaaaaataatattatagaaATACTCAGCGAGCCAAAAAGAATACTCCGTAATAAATAAATcctctaaaataatttttttttttttgaagatctaaaataaaataataaatacgtATTAAGTGCATgcttttcttaatttatttaaggtcaaatgcatctaaaggtcctttaagtttttcatttttcccaaagtcgtcttttaagtttcaaaagtctcaaacaagtccttttagtttttgaatcgtttcaaacaagtcttaTTGTAAAtaacatagttggtaattgctttcTTGAACTCATTTTTGGTATCAAATCTgactcctaacacccacttaaaattagtcatctttttatgtatgacaaatggtggataatgctctttgttgctatcatctaaatcatcaccatcatcctctaaaaggacttgtttgaaacgattcaaaaactaaaatgacttgtttaggacttttgaaatttaaatgatcactttaaaaaaatcgaaaaaattaaaggacctttaaatgcatttgacctttatttaatttagagtGTTATATACTTGTAACTTCATATACTTTTTTTCAACAATAGTTAGTTATATTTGGGTTCCTATCATAGTGATAGCAACTGCTCATCAAACTCGAAGCAGTCCGTACATAGAATTGAGAACATCTCATGAAGTTATGAAAAATGTTCAATATACCTATCAGTGAGTTTTTCTAAGTAATGACATTGATAAATACAAGTCTATGATAAAAAAAGCTAGCCACCAAATAAGTGACGTGTGTTGCTCTCGAATTATTTGTGTGGTTAAATATACAAGCCAcatgattatttttgttttatttttcatttctcattcaactttgaaatcctaaaatgtttaaaagtttatatataattcaagtaacATGTGAATTTATTTTGCATAGGAAGAGTGTTAAGAAGCGAAGTGATAAAGAGTTTGATGATTCAAACATCATTAAAAAAGTGTGATACTAACAATAATATTAACATTGGCTATCTACTAAGTGTGTGTCCTCAtgcatgtaaaataaaataaacataattgcAGCATGTTGGAAttgatttcttttaatatattttactaataaacatatttaatgtaaatttgattaaaaaatttagtCAAAAAGAAAACTAAGTGTTCGATTTGATCCAACTCTTACTACCCTAGAAATGTCTCTTCTTGCCTCCATCGTGAAAACGTGTTCTATCCATATATTTGATTCATCCCTTCAAAATCAATATTGATCGTCCAAAAGCAATTCTCTTTAAAGATATAAATTCTAACTTTTGTGGTTAGGTATTATTAATTCTCTATTAAATGGTATTTAGGTTGATAAAATATCACTTCTTgcattattatatttaaatatatatgaattttgtcaaaaagttaattttatcaaaatcaatccTATCAAAATCAGTTATGTCCATTGTAAAACCAAACACATGCTAAACTCAAAATgaaataatctaaaaaaaaaaaactcaaataaaattaagctatagaaattaaaaagattatagtaattgaaaaaatgagtttttctttttttaaggagaaaaatgAGTTGATAACCTCTCATTTGATTatattgtcaaataaaataaaaatactcatcttaaaatatatatactttttgcttataaatatcaGGAAGAGGCATCTACTTTCCTCTTCTTACCCATTCTTCATCCATACCAAACCATCAcaagaaaagagagagagaaaccaAAAACAACGAAAATTCCGCAAAAACAATATTCAcaaatcaaagaagaacgaaacCGCGTTGAGAGAAAGGAAAATCAGAAGACTCTGATCATGAAGAAAAACTGCGAACTCTGCAAGCTTCCAGCTAGAACTTTCTGTGAGTCAGACCAGGCTAGCTTATGCTGGGACTGCGATTCTAAGGTCCACGCTGCTAACTTTTTGGTTGAGAGACACATGAGAACTCTCCTCTGTCACGCTTGTCAATCTCCCACGCCGTGGAAAGCCTCCGGTGCTAGGCTCGGTAACGCGCTTTCGTTGTGTGATAGATGCGCCGGCGGAAGAAAACTCCACGCCGACGCCAACGCCAACGCCAACGCCGGTACCAGCGCTGAACAACAAGATGAAAGCGAAGGTGACAATGACAATGAAGAAGATACGGATTACGATTCcgatgaggatgatgatgatgttgatggtgATGAGGACGGTGATAATCAGGTTGTACCTTGGTCGTCAACGGCGGCGCAGCCTCCACCGGCTTCGAGTTCCTCCGGTAGCGATGAGTCGGTTTCGGTTAGCAAGTGCAACGATAACCACGATGAGGTTATTTCGAAGTTAGTTACAACGATTTCTTTGAAACGACGTCGTTTGGATCATGATTTTGAGGTAATTATTTCTTGttgtaaattaaattattaattttcttcTGCATCTGAGTTTTaaaaatttttaattatattttgttaattttttgttgattctgTGATTATTCAGGTTTCGGATTcgaaaaattggaaaaatcaACGAAGAGAGGTGGATGAGGTTGATTTGATAGGGTGCGACGGGGAACCGTCGTCGAAGGCGGCGATGCGGCGGTATAGCGACTTAAATGGATCGGAGCATTCTCAGCCACACGATTGAGGCCGTACTATATTagagatattattttatttgtaatctCTTTGATTAACTTTCTCTAACAAAAACTAAACtacttagatttttttataattactaCTATGCAATGTATgcattagtttatttttttgttttgatattttaaggaTTATGGTTGTGGCCTTGTGGGTGATTAGCTTAGTAGCTTtgctcaatttatttttaattgcaaagaaatatttttcttgtttatataACTTAGGTAAAGGATGAATTGtatgttttgaaaatgagagaaaaaccatataattattaattgtaacttatgtttatgtttgtttatacACTTCATTTTAGCTTAGTTTAGCGATTGTTTGGTTCAGCTTTCTTTTACTGCAACATTTTAGCTTCGTCATACCGTGGTTCCAAACACAAACACATGCTTAAATTCATATTTGAAGATTTAAGAAGTTGGAAGTCAATTGATGAGGTGATGAATTTTGACGGGGACGAATAAATTAGGCTGGAACTGTGCGTTCAGCAGTTAAAAGCATAAAATTAGGCTTGACATTATTGAACATGTGTGTTTTCTCAATCCGGAAGAAATTTTAGTTGAGCAATTAAAGAGTGGAGTGCATCAAACATAACCAAAGTGTTTGTTTGttaataaaacatttaaaacatgTTTATATGTAGTCAAATGGAAATAGGTTAGGCGTTACTAGATCTAAAATGGAATGGTTACTTTaattagatatttatatatttattaaattatcctGATAAACATGTTCATTTCttgagaatttgaaaacaatGTCATAAATTTAGTGAGATTAGTAAAATGTCTTGTTAAATgttgaaataaaacataatcTCTTCGATTTACTagtctcattttcaaaaaagtaGCTCGTATTAAAAAACAACATGCAAACAAATTATGCTAAGTCCTTGATTTTTAAGAACAAATCAATTAAGTTTGACATAACTTATTTCTACCGCTATATAGAGTATCGTTTTTGAATGAAGTTTTGATTTAAAAGTTatgtataattaaatatttcaattaaaaccTTAGATCGTTTAGCTATACTATTTATTGAGAAAGTTGAATATGAAGACATCGGTCTAAGATTTAGAGTGTGAAAACTATGATAACGATTTAGTTAGAGTTGCTTGAAGTTGAGTGCATTTGGAGTTCGTGtcaattgtttttaaccaaaaaaCTAGTAATATAACTGCTATCTTTCTAACCTTCcgatttttaaagaaaaagggTTTGATAATACAAAATTTGATCAAAAGTCCGTAAAATTTAACTAGTAATTCTTTTCCAATAATATGTCCTTAACTTAAACCAGAAAGGAATCAAAATAACTTTCTTCATAGCCTAGCATTGGTTA
Proteins encoded in this window:
- the LOC11417549 gene encoding zinc finger protein CONSTANS-LIKE 4; amino-acid sequence: MKKNCELCKLPARTFCESDQASLCWDCDSKVHAANFLVERHMRTLLCHACQSPTPWKASGARLGNALSLCDRCAGGRKLHADANANANAGTSAEQQDESEGDNDNEEDTDYDSDEDDDDVDGDEDGDNQVVPWSSTAAQPPPASSSSGSDESVSVSKCNDNHDEVISKLVTTISLKRRRLDHDFEVSDSKNWKNQRREVDEVDLIGCDGEPSSKAAMRRYSDLNGSEHSQPHD